A stretch of the Apteryx mantelli isolate bAptMan1 chromosome 3, bAptMan1.hap1, whole genome shotgun sequence genome encodes the following:
- the TSSK4 gene encoding testis-specific serine/threonine-protein kinase 4, whose protein sequence is MAEAAPTATPAVLEQFGYQLEQMLGHSTYGKVYKAVACQQRAQVAIKVISKRKAPEEYLIELLSHHIQVLKGLHHKHLITLYQAIETTAWHYIIMELAPSGNVLQRVQNEGPCPESLAGHWFSQLVLCLAYLHSRAVVHRDLKLENLLLDYQDNVKISIFGLPQRVAPEDANRKSLGASASAEVSTREALSQTFCGSFAYACPRILQAQAYDPFLADTWSAGVILYALLLGRLPFDDTNLQRLLQQIQRPPVFPSWQPLPQDCKDVILRLLCPASQRLSAQELLQTPWVSRFLPLGPLGDLPSATEAPETQSSRCSFPASENL, encoded by the exons ATGGCAGAGGCggcccccaccgccacccccgcGGTGCTGGAACAGTTCGGCTACCAACTGGAGCAGATGCTGGGCCACAGCACCTATGGGAAGGTGTACAAGGCTGTGGCCTGCCAGCAGCGGGCACAGGTCGCCATCAAAGTCATCTCCAAAAGAAAGGCACCGGAGGAATATCTCATAGAGCTCCTGTCACATCATATCCAG gtATTGAAGGGGCTGCACCACAAGCATCTCATCACCCTCTACCAGGCCATCGAGACCACGGCGTGGCACTACATCATCATGGAGCTGGCCCCGTCGGGGAACGTCCTGCAGCGGGTGCAGAATGAGGGACCCTGCCCTGAGAGCCTGGCAGGGCACTGGTTCTCCCAGCTGGTCCTCTGCCTGGCCTACCTCCACAGCAGGGCGGTTGTCCACCG GGACTTGAAGCTGGAGAACCTCCTCCTGGACTACCAGGACAATGTGAAGATCTCTATCTTTGGCTTGCCCCAGAGGGTGGCCCCGGAGGATGCCAACAGGAAGTCCCTGGGGGCTTCAGCTTCCGCAGAGGTGTCCACCAGGGAAGCGCTGAGCCAGACCTTCTGCGGGTCCTTCGCCTATGCCTGCCCCAGGATCCTGCAGGCTCAGGCCTATGACCCCTTCCTGGCGGACACCTGGAGCGCTGGCGTCATCCTCTATGCCTTGCTCCTGGGCCGCCTGCCCTTCGACGACACCAACCTGCAGCGCCTCCTGCAGCAGATCCAGCGGCCCCCCGTCTTCCCctcctggcagcccctgccccaggactgcaag GATGTGATCCTGCGCCTGCTGTGCCCAGCCTCGCAGCGCCTCTCGGCCCAGGAGCTCCTGCAGACCCCCTGGGTCTCTCGTTTCCTGCCCCTAGGCCCCCTGGGGGACCTGCCCTCTGCCACGGAGGCCCCTGAGACACAATCCTCCAGATGCAGTTTCCCGGCTTCAGAGAACCTCTAA